Genomic DNA from Alkalihalobacterium alkalinitrilicum:
ATTCTGTTTCTGAGTGAAACGTTGAATATTTTCAGTTTTCTTTTGTTTACGCAATACTTTAATGGGTTTCTTTTTAGCCACTTGTGTTCACCACCTTTCTCAGCGAGTCAATAGATTAATCTAATATTGATTATATCATTAAATAAAAAAATAAACGAACATTAGTTCCCTTAAAAACCAGAAAAATTATATAAAAACAATCAATGAAATTGAACCTAACGGTTGACGGCAATTCATCTCCACCTGATTTGTTGGGGTAACGACCTTAACCAAATCAGGTGGAGTCTTCTTGCCTAAAAGGATAAAGTAGAAAAGCCATGGTACAATCCAAAAAATATCCCTGGGGCCGACCCCAATGTCATCAAGACAAGTTTCCAATTAGTTCCCAATTAGTAACTCTCATGAACCACACAGTATTAAAATGAAAAATTCCAAACTATGATACTGAAAACAACTAAAAAAAGACAATAGGATGCCCGGGAGATGTTTTACATTTTTTTACATCACCCTAAGGCATCCTCTTTTACTTCGTTAAATGCTATAATGCAGACTTCTGAACTAGCCCGTTTCTATTAGCTCGCAACCCCTTAGTACGTTTGAAACTTCTACCTGGTCTTATGGGAGTACGATTCCTTTTGATTTCGTCAAGCATTTGCTTATATAGCTTTTTACGTCGTCTTGGACTTTCCTCTAATATAATACGGACTAGATTAGCTTTCAGCTTACCGGTCAAAACGTTGGCGTTAGCTGTGTATTCATATTTTAGATCCTTTCCTTCTTGCTCTTTGGCAATCATTTCGTCAGCCTCTTGTTTAACTAGCGAGGCCATGTTTGCTAGAAACATGGTCGCATAAAAATCTTGTTCAACTGAAAGAGGAGTATCACCTGTAAACTTTTCAAGTTGAAGTTTATTTTTTAATTCATCATATTTTGTTTCAATTCTCCACCGCTTAAAATAGAGTGTTTTAAAATCCTGTATCCCAAATGTTTCATCTTCTATATTTGTGATGAGCAACTCATCTTCACCCGATGGCAGTGTAAACCGTATAGCCCTTAAGCGCATCACGCTCCCTTTTCTTTTAAGCTCAATTATTTGGTCAGGCACCGAAGATTTAATACTAGATTTATAATAATTGACAGGTGTTCTAATCATAAATTTTACATTTAATTCTATTAGATAAGCGAAAAAATCTAATGATGGATATCCTCGATCAAAAAGAAAAAGGTCGTTATTGTTCAAGTGATCTTTAAAGCTGTTCATCAGTTTGATAGCGACAGACCGTGCTCCATCTGTACATTTTGTAATCAAAGCCTTTACAATTAGATTATTTTCGGTATCATAGATACAGGATGCCATTGCGCGAGCCAGTTCTAAAGAACTGCCTTTCGAAACGCCAAAGGCATCCCTTAATCTTATGGAATTATTTATTTCCAAGATGGATGCATCGATAGCGAAAATACGAAACCCCATAAATTTTTTATAAGGATTTTCCTTGTAGTACCAATCCACAATGGTATCAAATAATTTTATAAATGCTGCCGGTTTAATCTTCTTTCTAGCCTCAGAAAACGCCTGTTTACTAATACTTTCCGTCCTATTTCCAAGAAGCTTAAAATAGTCATCCAGCTCAATCTGAAAGCTTTTTTTCACGAAATTGAGCATAAAAAGAATAGTGCTAAGAAAATTTAATTTGTGTCTCCCTTCACGAGTAAAATAGGTTGGTTTGGAACGTGATTCACACTTAAAAACATAGTCATGTAGGACGTTCTGGGTTACCTCTACAGCTTCTAAAAACAGGCTTTTTGCCACAAAAAATCACCACTTCATCGTTGATATACCAAAAAATGGTATTCAGGTCGATTATTGTGGTGATTTTGAAAAGTCAAGTGGTTTTTCGTGCTGTTAATAATATTTTTATGACAATCTTATCCATTTACATATTTTGTAATCTTAAGTTGATGACATTGGGGCCGACCCTAGTAATCCACTTGGCAGTCATTGGCTTGGACTCAATGTTCCAGGAACTAATAACTATATCTATGGGATACACGGCACAAATGACCCTTCTTCGATTGGAAAGCATGTCAGTCTCGGATGTATTCGAATGCAAAATGCAGACGTTCTTTGGATGTATAATAATATCCCCCTACAAACAACGGTTTATATTTTCAGTGAGTAATATCTTTATAAACAAAGCTTAGGCAATGCCCATGCTTTGTTTTTTTATTATATTAATGGAAATTTTCATGGAAGGTCACTACTCCCCCTTTTAGCGCACACAGACAATTCTATTTGAAATTCATATAGTATTACATGGGATTTTTCACCAACATTTGAAAGGATGTTCTCTATAATAAAAAAGTATCAAAAAGCAGCGAACATACGAAGCGCCAACCCAATTTCCTCATCTTAATGGTCGACCAAGAACGCTTCCCGTCAGTCTATGAAACCAAAGAATTAACAGAGTGGCGAAAAGAACATTTAGTAACACAAGAGTTATTACGTGAGAATGGTTTAGAGTTTTTAAATCATTATGCAGGGAGTACAGCATGTTCCCCTAAACTACATTACATTATGCAAGGATACAAAACCCTGAGATCGCCGCTGCACTAGAATCTCATCCAATTAATGAAGCAACAATTCCAAAACGGTCGAAACTCAAATTAGAAAATAATTTTCGTAAAAAACCAATGACTTCCTTACGACGAAAATATACGATGACGTCACAGGCTGCCCCCCTGGTTGGGAAGTTAGCGAACCAAATTGAGGAGTTTATAAGAACGGCAATTGGCATGAAAAAATACAGTAAAGGAACAATTAAAGAATTCCGATTTAGTCTAACTCGATTCTCCGTAGGTTGTCCTAACTGCCTTGAAAATGGCATAGAAACTTTACGTGGTCAAGACATTATTCGCTGGTTGAGCTCTCGTAGACAAGCTGGGATTTCTCAATGTACCATAGATAAAAACTTGTCTCACCTTCGGTCTTTTATTTCCTACGCCATGGAACGGGGCTGGCGGTCAGACAATCCAATGGAGGCACTAAAAATGGTACCTAAACAACCAAAAGAACAAGCTTACCTAACTGAAGATGAAATGATGAGATTACTATCTGCACCAGACCGATCTGAGCTAGAAGGATTTACTGATTATATGGCGCTTCTTGTTCTATATTCTACTGGTCTTCGTGTGGGAGAACTAAGTAATTTGAACATCGAAGACGTAGACATAAAAGAGGGCTGGGTCCATATTCGTGAAGGCAAAGGCCGTGACAGACAAATCGCCATTCCAAAAGCTGCTTTAAATGATTTCAAGCAATATCTTGGGTTGTACCGGAAGGAGAAATCTGGTCCATTCTTACTTAATTTAAAGGGAACTCGTATAAAGCCTTGGACCGTTACTAGACGTATTTGCCATTATGCAGAAGTCGCCAATATTCAAAAACCTGTAAGCCCACATACCATTCGTCATACCTTCACCGCCCACCTTATTAAACGTGGAGGCCGGATTGAAGTCATCGCAAAAGCTTTAGGGCATAAGACATTAGCTGAAACGAGTGCCTATGCTCATGCAGATTTTGAAGATCTCAGAAAAGCAGTCAGTTTATTACGTAAAAATATACCACCTTTGTCAGGAGAGAAAAAAGATGATGAATGAATCTACGATTCAAGAGTTTCTAGAATATGCACAAATGGTTCGAGGATGTCGTCCCAAAACCGCTGAAGCTTACGCCATTGATCTAAAAGTAATGAATACTTTCTGCACTATTTACTATCCACACGTGGATAATCCCTCTAAAGCTAAATTGGTTGTGGATTATATTCGTTATCTTCGCGTTGAGCGAAAAAATGCCTCAGCTGCGGTTGGTCGAAAGTTGGCAACTCTTTCAGCTTATATTGACTTTCTCATCCTGATGGAACTACTAGATTCAAAACAAGATCAACGTGAAAAATGGCCGAAACTACTAGATACACCAGAGCGTCTTCCAGTCGTACTTGAAAATAAAGAAATGCAGGATATTCTTTCTCAACCAGATACCACAACAATTCTTGGCCGTCGCGACCGAGCAATTCTTACATTAATTTATTCTGCCGGTTTACGCGTGAGTGAAATTTGTTCTTTGAAAGTGATAGACGTCAATTTCACTGAAAAACAAATCCTTATTTCTGGTAAAGGGGGACGTCAACGTTATGTGCCACTGGATTCCATCGTAGAAGAGGCTCTTGATGAGTACTTAGGATCTAGAACTAGCGAGATTCCTGAACTCTTTGTAAGCAAAAAAGGTGGTCCCCTCACTCCTCGTGCGATCCAATACATGGTTAAAAAATATGCAGAAGGAGCTAATATTGATAAGAATGTGACTCCACATAAATTGCGGCACACTTGTGCTACGCACCTTCTTCAAGATGGGGCTCATTTGGTGTCCATTCAAAAATTACTTGGACATAAAAGTTTATCTACAACTCAAATCTATTTACATATCACAATTACTGATTTAAAAGAACTTTCAAAGCAACACCCTATGAGAAAAATGCGCACCATTATGGGGCTAAAGGGAGACCCCATCAGTTCTTTTCAGACACCTTACGGTATTCGAACAGGTACTTAACAAAATAAATAGTAATCATGCGATAGAGTTAGCATTTAACAGTATTTTAGTAGTTTTTTCACCTTAAAGGTTGTATTTGGCCCTAAATTAATGTCGCTAAATCTCTCTAGGTCGATATCTACTATCCATCGATAACCTTCTTTAATATACTTCCTAGCTTGACGAACGGCATCATGACCTCTCTTGTTGGGACGGAAACCGTAACTCTGTTGAGAGAACGTTGGGTCATAAATTCTATTCAATGTTTGTGCAATAGCTTGTTGTAAGAAACGGTCTATCACTGTCGGAATTCCTAACTTCCTTACCCCACCGTTTGGTTTCGGGATTTCGACTCGACGGACAGGTTGTGGTTGATAGGTACCTTCTTCGAGTTGCACTCGTAAGGATGACCAGTGTTTCATGAAATGAGGTCGTAGGTTTTGTACGTTCATTCCATCTACACCGTGACTTCCTTTATTACGCTCCACTCTCTCGAGTGCGCTTAATAAGTTTTGATGTGATAGTACTCGTTCTAACATTGATATCAGTCTCCTACGTGAATTAGTCTATCTTCTTGTGTGGTGTTAACTTTCAGCCCTTCTAATGTCCCCCGTGAAATTCATCACTTCCTCCATTAGGAAGGTTCTATGTTTCTGCTTCATTAAGTTACACGTACGCCAAGCGCTAATTCTTCTTAAATGATTCAGCCCTTCCCTTAATTTCTAGAAAATTAAGGTACTATGGCTTCTGCTGACTTCTGACTGTTCAGCTATTTATCACTAAATAGGTTACCAAGTGTGCTTGGCGTATCAGTCAGACCTCCCCAGGAAGAATGCAATCTTTCCCTCCACCTATCTGCTTCATTTACTCTGTATCACCTTTGACAGAAAGGACTTTGTTTTGTTTTGCAAACTCATCCAATGATACCTAGCCTGATATGAAGTTCGTGTCCCTCAGACCGGAGGTTTGCCGCTCGCTTCCTTCAGATTCCACGTCACCATGGACACCCTTGCGTTAAGCTAACTGCTACTTCTGCCTTCACAGCTCGGGACTTTCACCCTAGAGATTGCACCCATGCTGGGCGCACAAAAAGAACTGCTCAAGTTAATTTAACTCGAACAGTTCTTTCTCATCCTTTTTATTTTACTTCTAAGATTTCAACTTTCATTTCTCCAGCTGGTGTGTTAACGGTTACTTTCTCACCAACTGATTTTCCAAGTAAGCTTTGTGCCATTGGAGAGTCGTTAGAGATCTTACCTTCAAAAGGATCCGACTCAGCACTACCAACAATAGTATATTCTTCTTCGTCTCCATCAGGAAGTTCTACAAAGCGAACTGTTTTTCCTAAAGAAACGACAGAACTGTTTGTATCATCATCTTTAATAATAACGGCATTGCGAATCATTTTTTCTAATTGAGAAATTCGACCTTCTACAAATGCTTGCTCTTCTTTTGCTGAATCGTACTCAGAGTTCTCAGAAAGATCACCGAAGCTGCGTGCCACTTTTATACGTTCAACCACTTCTTTACGCTTCTCTGTTTTTAGAAACTCAATTTCCTCTTCTAACTTTTGCTTCCCTTCAAGGGTCATATAATGTTTTTTCTCTTCAGCCATGACGTTCACTCCTCTTTCCTACAAAAAAAGTATATTACTTTATGAAATACATTTTCAAAATCAGGCTATGTAAAAGAAAAGCAAGGCAATGATTACCTCGCTTTTCTTTATCCCATTAGTACTTCAAAGCCTCATTAAAGATACTCTTATAGTATAAACAAAAACAACGTATCCTGCTATGCTGTTATGATAACTTTTTACATTTTTTCTTAGATTTACTTTTGCTCAGTGAAATAGGATTGAGCTTCAATGATAGAACGGATTTTTGTTACCATTAAATCAATAGCGACTCGATTTTGTCCACCTTCTGGAATAATAATGTCTGCATAACGTTTTGTTGGTTCAATAAACTGTAAATGCATCGGTCTCACAACGGTCGTATATTGTTCAATAACCGAATTTAAAGTTCTACCTCGATCTTGAATGTCTCGCGATAACCTTCGTAAAATACGAATATCTGCATCTGTATCCACAAACACTTTAATGTCCATAAGGTCACGAAGACGTTTGTCTTCTAGTATTAATATTCCTTCTAATATGATTACATCTTTGGAACTTCAATCGATTGTCCTTCTTGAAGCTTTTGGAGCTGTTTTATGAGTAAATCATTATCAAATGCTAATGGATGATCATAATTCGTACATAGCCTTTCTTCCATGGATAAGTGACTTTGATCTTTATAATATGCATCTTGTTCAATTAATACTATTGATTTTTCATTAAATTGGTGAAAAATTTCCTTTGCAACGGTTGTTTTTCCAGATCCTGTTCCGCCTGCAACACCAATTATTATCGGCTTTTGTTTCATTATTTAACCTCTTTACGCATCATATTCCAAGGATAGACAGGTTGTTTCGTTTTTATCTTTACAATTTGTAGCGGGTGACGGGCTGCATCTAATTCATTTCCGTCTTCATCCCAAATTGTATCGACAGTTTGAACAAAGTTTTCAATTTCTGGACCAAAGAACTCGATTTCATCACCTGGTTTAAAGTGATTTCTTTGTTGTAACGTTACAATACCCGTCTTATCATCATAGTCTAATACAAGACCTGCAAAATCATACGTCGTGCGTTTCGGATGAATACCATACATTTGTTCTTTAAAAGTTGGCGTTTCTTCAAAAAACTGTGGGGCAAAGTCACGGTTTGCACATTTCTCTAGTTCCTCTAACCACTCTTGTTTAATTACGAAGTTGTCTGGGTCTTCACAATATGCATCAATCACTTTACGATAAACGGACGTCACTGTCGCTACATAATGAATTGATTTCATTCGCCCTTCAACTTTAAGACTATCGATACCTGCTTCTATTAATTGTGGAATCGATTGTAGTAAATTTAAATCTTTTGGACTCATTGTATATTGAGTGTCATTTTCCGCAAATAGCGGAATTTCTTTCACAAGCCCTTTTCCTTCTTCTTGTTGTTCGAATAAATCATAATCCCAACGACAGGATTGACAGCAACCGCCACGGTTGGAATCTCGCGCTGTCATATGGTTACTTAATACACAGCGGCCAGAATAGGCAATACACATTGCACCGTGGATAAATGTTTCAATTTCAATATCAACGTGTTTTTTCATTTCCAACATTTCTTCAAGACCTACTTCTCTAGCGAGTACGACACGTTCTAAGCCTTGTTCTTTCCAAAACTTTACTGCTAACCAGTTGCTTAAAGATTGTTGAGTGGATAAATGAACTTCAACATTTGGTGCGACACGACGACACGTTTCAATAATCAACGGGTCCGCTACGATAATCCCTGCTACTCCAACTTCTTGTAATCCTTCTAAATATTCTTCTAATCCATCCATATTTTCATTATGGGCAAAAATATTAGTCGTTACATAGACTTTGGCTCCATAACGCTTCGCAAATTCTACCCCTTCGCGCATTTCTTCTTTTGAAAAGTTATCGGCATTCGAGCGTAATCCGAACTCTTGTCCACCAATGAATACCGCATCTGCTCCGTATCGAACGGCAATTTTTAATTTTTCTAAGTTTCCTGCTGGGGCAAGTAGCTCAGGCTTTTTCGTGATAACTCTTTTTCCAGTTTCATTAATTTCTGAAATAGCTTGCATTTTGTTTCCCTCCTTAATACACTGTTTCTTTAAAGAAGAAGCCTGTGTCAATATCACGGTTTTTGGGTTGAATTTCGCGAATTTTCTCTACAAATTCTTCCTTTTTCTCGGCATATGCATCTTCATCTGTTAAATATAAGTGAATTGCTTCATGATAAAGTTGAGTCACTTTTTCCATATATTCCGTACTTTTTAAAATCCCATCAATTTTAAACGAGTCGACTTCAGCATCGATCATTTCTTCTAATTCATCAATAATACAAATATCTTTCGGACTCATAATATGGGTACCATTTTGATCTTCGTATATCGGATATTTCGCATTTCTTTCTTTATCAAATAAAAACATTTGACGTTCTTTATCTGTTTTTTCTATCGAAAGATTTTTCCCTTGATATTCAAAATAGTTTCCAACTAATGAACGCTTCGATTGGAACATATTCGTCATTCCATGCACTTGTACTTCAATCTCAACTTCCGCATTTTCCTTAGTTTCAACGATTGCATCCATATTAATTTCACGGGCAAGTACGGCTCGTTTCGCCCCTTGTCTTCCCCAATAATTAGCTGTGTACCAGTTCGTTGCAATCGTTTCAGGATTCCAGTGAAGCTTCATGTTTGGCGCGACATCACGGGCTATCATTAATAATGCTGGGTCACCGAATACAATTGCATCTACATCTATCTCTTTAAGAAACTTCATATAATCGGAAACATCACCAAGATGCTCATTATGAAAAATCGCATTCATCGCTACATATACTTTGACTCCCTGCGCTTTCGTAATTTCATTGACCTTCTTTATATCTTCTCTATTAAATTCCCCTGCTAAACGTAATCCAAAGCGTTGTTCACCAATTAATACCGCATCTGCACCAGCTTTTATTAATCGCTCAACAGC
This window encodes:
- the greA gene encoding transcription elongation factor GreA codes for the protein MAEEKKHYMTLEGKQKLEEEIEFLKTEKRKEVVERIKVARSFGDLSENSEYDSAKEEQAFVEGRISQLEKMIRNAVIIKDDDTNSSVVSLGKTVRFVELPDGDEEEYTIVGSAESDPFEGKISNDSPMAQSLLGKSVGEKVTVNTPAGEMKVEILEVK
- a CDS encoding tyrosine-type recombinase/integrase; the encoded protein is MTSLRRKYTMTSQAAPLVGKLANQIEEFIRTAIGMKKYSKGTIKEFRFSLTRFSVGCPNCLENGIETLRGQDIIRWLSSRRQAGISQCTIDKNLSHLRSFISYAMERGWRSDNPMEALKMVPKQPKEQAYLTEDEMMRLLSAPDRSELEGFTDYMALLVLYSTGLRVGELSNLNIEDVDIKEGWVHIREGKGRDRQIAIPKAALNDFKQYLGLYRKEKSGPFLLNLKGTRIKPWTVTRRICHYAEVANIQKPVSPHTIRHTFTAHLIKRGGRIEVIAKALGHKTLAETSAYAHADFEDLRKAVSLLRKNIPPLSGEKKDDE
- a CDS encoding peptidase U32 family protein; its protein translation is MGKKPEILVTPNNVEAVERLIKAGADAVLIGEQRFGLRLAGEFNREDIKKVNEITKAQGVKVYVAMNAIFHNEHLGDVSDYMKFLKEIDVDAIVFGDPALLMIARDVAPNMKLHWNPETIATNWYTANYWGRQGAKRAVLAREINMDAIVETKENAEVEIEVQVHGMTNMFQSKRSLVGNYFEYQGKNLSIEKTDKERQMFLFDKERNAKYPIYEDQNGTHIMSPKDICIIDELEEMIDAEVDSFKIDGILKSTEYMEKVTQLYHEAIHLYLTDEDAYAEKKEEFVEKIREIQPKNRDIDTGFFFKETVY
- a CDS encoding IS4 family transposase produces the protein MAKSLFLEAVEVTQNVLHDYVFKCESRSKPTYFTREGRHKLNFLSTILFMLNFVKKSFQIELDDYFKLLGNRTESISKQAFSEARKKIKPAAFIKLFDTIVDWYYKENPYKKFMGFRIFAIDASILEINNSIRLRDAFGVSKGSSLELARAMASCIYDTENNLIVKALITKCTDGARSVAIKLMNSFKDHLNNNDLFLFDRGYPSLDFFAYLIELNVKFMIRTPVNYYKSSIKSSVPDQIIELKRKGSVMRLRAIRFTLPSGEDELLITNIEDETFGIQDFKTLYFKRWRIETKYDELKNKLQLEKFTGDTPLSVEQDFYATMFLANMASLVKQEADEMIAKEQEGKDLKYEYTANANVLTGKLKANLVRIILEESPRRRKKLYKQMLDEIKRNRTPIRPGRSFKRTKGLRANRNGLVQKSAL
- the xerA gene encoding site-specific tyrosine recombinase/integron integrase, which translates into the protein MMNESTIQEFLEYAQMVRGCRPKTAEAYAIDLKVMNTFCTIYYPHVDNPSKAKLVVDYIRYLRVERKNASAAVGRKLATLSAYIDFLILMELLDSKQDQREKWPKLLDTPERLPVVLENKEMQDILSQPDTTTILGRRDRAILTLIYSAGLRVSEICSLKVIDVNFTEKQILISGKGGRQRYVPLDSIVEEALDEYLGSRTSEIPELFVSKKGGPLTPRAIQYMVKKYAEGANIDKNVTPHKLRHTCATHLLQDGAHLVSIQKLLGHKSLSTTQIYLHITITDLKELSKQHPMRKMRTIMGLKGDPISSFQTPYGIRTGT
- a CDS encoding peptidase U32 family protein; protein product: MQAISEINETGKRVITKKPELLAPAGNLEKLKIAVRYGADAVFIGGQEFGLRSNADNFSKEEMREGVEFAKRYGAKVYVTTNIFAHNENMDGLEEYLEGLQEVGVAGIIVADPLIIETCRRVAPNVEVHLSTQQSLSNWLAVKFWKEQGLERVVLAREVGLEEMLEMKKHVDIEIETFIHGAMCIAYSGRCVLSNHMTARDSNRGGCCQSCRWDYDLFEQQEEGKGLVKEIPLFAENDTQYTMSPKDLNLLQSIPQLIEAGIDSLKVEGRMKSIHYVATVTSVYRKVIDAYCEDPDNFVIKQEWLEELEKCANRDFAPQFFEETPTFKEQMYGIHPKRTTYDFAGLVLDYDDKTGIVTLQQRNHFKPGDEIEFFGPEIENFVQTVDTIWDEDGNELDAARHPLQIVKIKTKQPVYPWNMMRKEVK
- a CDS encoding L,D-transpeptidase, with product MGADPSNPLGSHWLGLNVPGTNNYIYGIHGTNDPSSIGKHVSLGCIRMQNADVLWMYNNIPLQTTVYIFSE